The Enterococcus rotai genome includes a window with the following:
- the zapA gene encoding cell division protein ZapA, whose protein sequence is MVKEKTRYKAVIADHTYTIIGQESKQHMDLVTKLVNEQLAEIKHISPQTNDEQASVLLAINAISDQLKKQEKVLNLEQEVAELKKRTIRLAELENRIKRIEAIEEEARGVLKKNGQEDVEIHNHMEAQQILNENRKQQIQSKSTQD, encoded by the coding sequence ATGGTTAAAGAAAAAACAAGATATAAAGCTGTGATTGCCGATCATACGTACACAATTATCGGTCAAGAAAGCAAACAACATATGGATTTAGTCACTAAATTAGTTAATGAACAATTAGCTGAAATTAAACACATATCACCACAAACAAATGACGAACAAGCATCTGTTTTACTTGCGATCAATGCGATTTCTGATCAATTGAAAAAACAAGAAAAAGTGCTTAATTTAGAGCAAGAAGTTGCTGAATTAAAGAAAAGAACCATTCGATTAGCTGAGTTGGAAAATCGGATCAAACGCATCGAAGCGATTGAAGAAGAAGCCAGAGGAGTCTTGAAAAAGAATGGACAAGAAGATGTTGAGATCCATAATCATATGGAAGCACAACAAATCTTAAATGAAAATCGTAAACAACAGATTCAAAGCAAAAGTACTCAAGACTAA
- a CDS encoding endonuclease MutS2, translating to MNTRILTTLGFDKVKQLISQYVVTAQGGEEIEQLVPVNDAMTIQAWLEETEDGLKIQRLRGGIPIPKLENIRPHMKRIEIGADLNGIELAHVGRVLSTTSEVIRFFNDLEDSEIELLRLYSWIDQLIVLPELSRRLKESIDEDGRVTDEASPELKIIRNNIRRSEQTIREQLDGIVRGKNAKYLSDAIVTMRNERYVIPVKQEYKSIFGGVVHDQSASGQTLFVEPKQIVDLNNRLRQHQIAERNEIERILAELSAELVPHRNDIMHNAYVIGKLDFINAKARFGKELKAVVPEISAENHIYFKQARHPLLNQEKAVPNDITIGKEYQAVVITGPNTGGKTITLKTLGLLQLMGQSGLPIPAGEESQMGIFDEVFADIGDEQSIEQSLSTFSSHMTNIVEVLKKVDNHSLVLFDELGAGTDPQEGAALAISILDALGSKSAYVMATTHYPELKVYGYNRAGTINASMEFDVDTLSPTYRLLIGVPGRSNAFEISKRLGLDTSIIDEAKHIMDGESQDLNEMIADLENRRKMAETEYLEVRHYVDEAERLHKELKEAYGYFFDEREKEMAKARQKANELVSQAEEEASGIISDIRKMQLTSGNHGGVKEHQLIDAKSKLSQLHQEETHLEKNKVLKKAKEQKKLKSGDEVIVNTFGQRGTLIRKSSDNEWQVQLGILKMSVAESDMTPVAPEKEPTQRVTAVRSSESSHVANQLDLRGKRYEEALAEVDQYLDAAILAGYPQVTIVHGKGTGALRTGITDYLKNHRSVSSFEFAPGNQGGNGATIVKFK from the coding sequence ATGAATACACGAATTTTAACAACACTAGGATTCGACAAGGTCAAACAGTTGATTTCCCAATACGTCGTTACAGCTCAAGGGGGAGAAGAGATTGAACAGCTTGTCCCTGTAAATGATGCAATGACGATTCAGGCGTGGTTGGAAGAAACGGAAGATGGGCTAAAAATCCAACGCTTACGAGGTGGTATCCCAATTCCTAAGTTAGAGAATATTCGTCCCCATATGAAACGTATCGAAATAGGTGCAGATTTGAATGGTATTGAATTAGCTCATGTAGGCAGAGTACTTTCAACAACCTCTGAAGTGATTCGCTTTTTTAACGATTTAGAGGACAGCGAAATCGAATTACTACGACTGTATTCTTGGATCGATCAATTGATTGTTTTACCAGAATTAAGTCGCAGATTAAAAGAGTCAATCGATGAAGATGGTCGAGTGACAGATGAAGCATCACCTGAATTAAAAATAATTCGCAATAATATTCGTCGAAGCGAACAAACAATTCGTGAACAATTAGATGGCATTGTTAGAGGGAAAAATGCTAAATATTTAAGCGATGCAATTGTGACAATGCGAAATGAACGCTATGTAATTCCAGTTAAACAAGAATATAAAAGTATTTTTGGCGGTGTAGTCCATGACCAAAGTGCTTCAGGACAAACATTATTTGTTGAACCAAAACAAATCGTTGATCTGAATAATCGCTTGCGTCAGCATCAAATTGCAGAGCGCAATGAAATTGAACGGATTTTAGCTGAGTTATCAGCAGAGTTAGTTCCTCATCGCAATGATATCATGCACAATGCGTATGTTATCGGCAAATTAGATTTTATAAATGCAAAAGCTCGTTTTGGTAAGGAATTAAAGGCAGTCGTTCCTGAAATCAGTGCAGAGAATCATATTTATTTTAAGCAAGCGAGACATCCTCTTTTAAATCAAGAAAAGGCTGTTCCAAACGACATAACAATTGGTAAAGAGTATCAAGCTGTTGTGATCACTGGACCTAATACGGGTGGTAAGACGATTACATTGAAAACACTCGGGTTACTTCAATTGATGGGGCAATCAGGTTTGCCAATTCCAGCAGGCGAAGAAAGCCAGATGGGAATTTTTGACGAAGTTTTTGCAGATATCGGTGACGAACAATCCATCGAGCAAAGTTTGAGTACTTTTTCTTCGCACATGACAAACATTGTTGAGGTGTTGAAAAAAGTTGATAACCATAGTTTAGTCTTATTTGACGAATTAGGCGCTGGAACGGATCCTCAAGAAGGAGCAGCACTAGCTATTTCCATTTTAGATGCACTGGGTAGCAAAAGTGCTTATGTGATGGCAACAACTCATTACCCTGAGTTAAAAGTTTATGGCTACAATCGAGCAGGCACAATCAATGCTAGTATGGAGTTTGACGTAGACACACTAAGTCCGACTTATCGCCTATTGATTGGTGTTCCAGGACGTAGTAATGCATTTGAAATTTCAAAACGACTAGGATTAGATACATCAATCATTGATGAAGCAAAACATATCATGGATGGTGAAAGCCAAGATTTAAATGAAATGATCGCAGATTTGGAAAACCGGCGTAAAATGGCTGAAACTGAGTATTTAGAAGTTCGTCATTACGTGGATGAGGCTGAACGCTTGCATAAAGAATTGAAAGAAGCCTATGGGTACTTTTTCGATGAGCGTGAAAAAGAAATGGCAAAAGCTCGTCAAAAAGCCAATGAATTGGTTTCACAAGCGGAAGAAGAAGCGAGCGGTATTATCTCAGATATCCGTAAAATGCAGTTGACTAGCGGAAATCACGGTGGTGTGAAAGAACACCAATTGATTGATGCTAAGTCAAAACTCTCTCAACTGCATCAGGAAGAAACTCATTTAGAAAAAAATAAAGTGCTGAAAAAAGCGAAAGAACAAAAGAAACTTAAATCAGGCGATGAAGTTATCGTTAATACGTTTGGGCAACGAGGCACATTAATTCGTAAGTCTAGCGATAACGAATGGCAAGTGCAATTAGGGATCTTAAAAATGTCTGTTGCAGAAAGTGATATGACCCCAGTTGCACCTGAAAAGGAACCTACACAAAGAGTAACCGCTGTTCGCTCAAGTGAAAGTAGTCATGTAGCGAACCAATTGGATCTACGTGGAAAACGCTATGAAGAGGCTCTGGCTGAAGTTGATCAGTATCTTGATGCAGCAATTTTAGCAGGTTACCCTCAAGTCACGATCGTTCATGGCAAAGGAACAGGTGCTTTAAGAACAGGGATTACAGATTATTTAAAAAATCATCGCAGTGTTAGCAGTTTTGAGTTTGCTCCAGGAAATCAAGGCGGTAATGGTGCAACGATCGTAAAATTTAAATAA
- a CDS encoding CvpA family protein, translating to MLTLLILLLLAIGFYTGARRGLILQVLYTFGYLITYFIAKTYYKSLASHLELFIPYPSPTADTKLVFFNQELTLDLDQAFYGAVAFLLILAAGWLVVRFLAIFAHGLVFIPVLKQANWLAGGLISLVVIYIGIFLVLSTLSMLPVDAVQNQFKNSGLASYIVKDTPIFSKQIYHLWVEQMIK from the coding sequence ATGTTAACATTACTTATTTTACTACTATTAGCCATTGGTTTTTATACAGGCGCTAGACGCGGACTGATTCTACAAGTTTTATATACATTTGGTTATCTGATTACTTATTTTATAGCTAAAACGTATTATAAGAGTTTAGCCTCTCATCTGGAATTGTTCATCCCGTATCCTTCGCCGACAGCTGATACTAAATTGGTCTTTTTCAATCAGGAGCTTACACTTGATTTAGATCAAGCTTTTTATGGAGCAGTGGCATTTTTACTCATTCTAGCAGCTGGTTGGTTAGTGGTCCGATTTTTGGCTATTTTTGCCCATGGTTTAGTTTTTATACCTGTATTAAAACAAGCAAATTGGCTAGCAGGCGGATTAATCAGTTTAGTGGTCATCTATATCGGAATATTTTTAGTATTGAGTACGTTATCGATGTTACCTGTTGATGCCGTCCAAAACCAATTCAAAAATAGTGGCTTAGCAAGTTATATTGTAAAAGATACACCAATCTTTTCAAAGCAAATCTATCATTTGTGGGTAGAACAGATGATTAAATAG